In Rhizobium sp. WSM4643, the following are encoded in one genomic region:
- a CDS encoding transglutaminase family protein: MRLKISHLTEYRYDGPTQFSLQRLRLTPPTSPAQKVLGWALNVEGATPEVEYDDQYGNHVNLVSLEGEQDVTRILAEGEVETEDNNGVTGPHTGFCPLWLFLRDTPLTKGGKLVKELIKDVGGDNELALMHALMAAIHETVDYKPGTSNTETTAEQALEKKSGVCQDHAHIFIAAARALQVPARYISGYLMMEEKIEQAATHAWAEAHIPGLGWVGFDPANEICPDARYIRVASGLCYRDAAPISGMRIGTPGETLSVTVKVEDGGQMQSQSQS; the protein is encoded by the coding sequence ATGAGATTGAAGATCAGCCACCTCACCGAATACCGCTACGACGGACCGACGCAGTTCTCGCTGCAAAGGCTGCGGCTGACGCCGCCGACCAGCCCCGCTCAGAAAGTGCTCGGCTGGGCGCTGAACGTCGAGGGCGCCACGCCAGAAGTCGAATATGACGACCAGTACGGCAATCACGTCAATCTGGTCTCGCTGGAAGGCGAGCAGGATGTGACGCGCATCCTCGCCGAAGGCGAGGTCGAGACGGAGGACAACAACGGCGTCACCGGCCCGCATACCGGCTTCTGCCCGCTTTGGCTCTTCCTGCGCGACACGCCATTGACCAAAGGCGGCAAGCTGGTCAAGGAACTGATCAAGGACGTCGGTGGCGATAACGAGCTCGCCCTTATGCACGCGCTGATGGCCGCAATCCACGAGACGGTCGATTATAAACCCGGCACCAGCAACACCGAGACGACGGCCGAACAGGCGCTGGAGAAGAAGAGCGGTGTCTGCCAGGACCACGCGCATATTTTTATTGCCGCCGCCCGCGCCCTGCAGGTGCCGGCGCGCTACATCTCCGGTTATTTGATGATGGAAGAAAAGATCGAACAGGCTGCGACCCATGCTTGGGCCGAGGCCCATATTCCCGGCCTTGGCTGGGTCGGCTTCGATCCCGCCAATGAGATCTGCCCGGATGCGCGCTACATTCGTGTCGCCTCCGGTCTCTGCTATCGCGACGCCGCGCCGATTTCAGGCATGCGCATCGGCACGCCGGGCGAAACGCTGTCGGTCACCGTGAAGGTCGAGGACGGCGGACAGATGCAAAGCCAGAGCCAGAGCTGA
- a CDS encoding type II toxin-antitoxin system VapC family toxin — MIVIDTHILVWAMQDDARLGSQARRIIEEMTEKSRILVSAITPWEIALLVQKGRLALGDDVGRWIDSALSLPGIQLAPIEPSIAIDSVRLPGEFHADPADRIIAATARFHRVPLLTADQAILSYGARGHLQILAAG, encoded by the coding sequence TTGATCGTCATCGACACGCATATCCTCGTCTGGGCAATGCAGGACGATGCGCGCCTCGGATCACAAGCCCGGCGCATCATCGAGGAGATGACGGAGAAAAGCCGGATTCTGGTTTCGGCGATTACACCTTGGGAAATCGCCTTGCTTGTTCAGAAGGGACGCCTGGCGCTCGGCGACGATGTCGGTCGATGGATCGATAGCGCATTGTCTCTGCCCGGTATCCAACTCGCACCGATTGAGCCTTCCATCGCGATAGACAGTGTTCGGCTGCCTGGCGAGTTCCATGCCGATCCCGCCGACCGCATCATCGCTGCAACAGCCCGTTTTCATCGCGTCCCGTTACTTACGGCCGACCAGGCGATCCTCAGCTACGGCGCGCGCGGGCACCTCCAGATTCTTGCAGCGGGATAG
- a CDS encoding type II toxin-antitoxin system Phd/YefM family antitoxin, whose product MSKTVGAAEFKAKCLNLIDQMGKDDESIVITKRGRPVAVLSPARDTSGRRSIIGAMKGSVLRYDDPLSPAAEAEDWDAVR is encoded by the coding sequence ATGTCCAAGACAGTCGGCGCGGCCGAGTTCAAGGCGAAGTGCCTAAACCTTATCGACCAGATGGGGAAGGACGACGAATCTATCGTCATCACCAAGCGCGGCAGGCCGGTTGCCGTGCTTTCGCCGGCACGTGACACCAGCGGACGCAGAAGTATCATCGGCGCGATGAAGGGCAGCGTATTGCGCTATGACGATCCGCTATCTCCGGCTGCTGAAGCAGAAGATTGGGACGCCGTTCGTTGA
- the araD gene encoding L-arabinonate dehydratase yields MKKKAEWPRRLRSQEWYGGTSRDVIYHRGWLKNQGYPHDLFDGRPVIGILNTWSDMTPCNGHLRELAEKVKAGVWEAGGFPLEVPVFSASENTFRPTAMMYRNLAALAVEEAIRGQPMDGCVLLVGCDKTTPSLIMGAASCDLPSIVVTGGPMLNGYFRGERVGSGTHLWKFSEMVKAGEMTQAEFLEAEASMSRSSGTCNTMGTASTMASMAEALGMALSGNAAIPGVDSRRKVMAQLTGRRIVQMVKDDLKPSEIMTKHAFENAIRTNAAIGGSTNAVIHLLAIAGRVGIDLSLDDWDRCGRDVPTIVNLMPSGKYLMEEFFYAGGLPVVLKRLGEAGLLHKDALTVSGETVWDEVKDVVNWNEDVILPAEKALTASGGIVVLRGNLAPKGAVLKPSAASPHLLVHRGRAVVFEDIDDYKAKINDDNLDIDETCIMVMKNCGPKGYPGMAEVGNMGLPPKVLKKGILDMVRISDARMSGTAYGTVVLHTSPEAAVGGPLAVVKNGDMIELDVPNRRLHLDVSEEELARRLAEWQPNHDLPTSGYAFLHQQHVEGADTGADLDFLKGCRGNAVGKDSH; encoded by the coding sequence ATGAAAAAGAAAGCGGAATGGCCGCGCAGGCTGAGGTCGCAGGAATGGTACGGCGGTACGAGCCGCGACGTGATCTATCACCGCGGCTGGCTTAAGAACCAGGGTTATCCGCACGACCTGTTCGACGGCCGGCCGGTGATCGGCATCCTCAACACCTGGTCGGATATGACCCCGTGCAACGGTCATCTCAGAGAACTCGCCGAGAAGGTGAAGGCGGGCGTATGGGAGGCCGGCGGCTTCCCGCTTGAGGTGCCGGTGTTCTCGGCATCCGAAAACACTTTCCGCCCGACGGCGATGATGTATCGCAATCTTGCGGCGCTCGCGGTAGAAGAGGCGATCCGCGGCCAGCCGATGGATGGCTGCGTATTGTTGGTCGGCTGCGACAAGACCACGCCGTCACTTATCATGGGGGCCGCTTCCTGCGACCTGCCGTCGATCGTCGTCACTGGCGGACCGATGCTGAACGGCTATTTCCGTGGTGAGCGCGTCGGCTCGGGCACGCATCTGTGGAAGTTTTCCGAAATGGTGAAGGCCGGCGAGATGACGCAGGCCGAATTCCTCGAGGCCGAGGCCTCGATGAGCCGCTCGTCGGGCACCTGCAACACCATGGGTACCGCCTCCACCATGGCTTCCATGGCCGAGGCGCTCGGCATGGCGCTTTCCGGCAACGCCGCGATCCCGGGCGTCGATTCCCGCCGCAAGGTCATGGCGCAGCTGACCGGCCGGCGTATCGTGCAAATGGTCAAGGATGACCTGAAGCCCTCCGAGATCATGACGAAGCATGCCTTCGAGAATGCCATCCGCACCAACGCGGCCATCGGCGGATCGACGAACGCAGTCATCCATCTGCTCGCCATCGCCGGCCGTGTCGGCATCGATCTTTCGCTTGACGACTGGGACCGCTGTGGCCGTGACGTGCCCACCATCGTCAACCTGATGCCGTCGGGCAAGTATCTTATGGAGGAGTTCTTCTATGCCGGCGGCCTGCCGGTGGTGCTGAAGCGCCTCGGCGAGGCGGGCCTTCTGCACAAGGATGCGCTGACGGTATCCGGCGAAACCGTGTGGGACGAGGTGAAGGACGTCGTCAACTGGAACGAAGACGTTATCCTGCCGGCCGAAAAGGCGTTGACAGCTTCGGGCGGTATCGTCGTGCTGCGCGGCAATCTCGCGCCGAAGGGCGCGGTGTTGAAGCCTTCGGCGGCTTCGCCGCATCTGCTGGTGCACCGGGGCAGGGCTGTCGTGTTCGAGGACATCGACGACTACAAGGCCAAGATCAACGACGATAACCTCGATATCGACGAAACCTGCATCATGGTCATGAAGAACTGTGGGCCGAAGGGCTATCCCGGGATGGCCGAGGTCGGCAATATGGGGCTGCCGCCGAAGGTGCTGAAGAAGGGCATCCTCGATATGGTGCGCATTTCCGACGCCCGCATGTCGGGAACGGCCTACGGCACGGTCGTGCTGCACACATCGCCGGAAGCGGCGGTCGGCGGGCCGCTCGCGGTCGTGAAAAACGGCGACATGATCGAGCTGGATGTGCCGAACCGTCGTCTGCATCTCGACGTTTCCGAGGAGGAACTGGCACGGCGGCTCGCCGAATGGCAGCCGAACCATGATCTGCCTACATCCGGCTATGCCTTCCTGCATCAGCAGCATGTCGAAGGGGCCGATACCGGCGCCGACCTCGACTTCCTCAAGGGGTGTCGCGGAAATGCGGTCGGCAAGGACAGCCACTAG
- a CDS encoding aldehyde dehydrogenase family protein, translating to MTIYQNLIAGEWVGSNATKNINPSDTNEIVGLYADGSADDTRNAIAAAKAAFPAWSRSGIWERHVILKKAGDEIMARKDELGALLAREEGKTLPEATGEVIRASQIFEFFAGEALRLAGEVLPSVRPNIGVEITREALGVIGIITPWNFPIAIPAWKIAPALCYGNTVVFKPAELVPACSWAIVDILNRAGLPKGVLNLVMGKGSVVGQAMLESPDVHGITFTGSTGTGRRVAAASIEHNRKFQLEMGGKNPMVVLDDADLNVAVEAAANSGFFSTGQRCTASSRLIVTEGIHDTFVAALTDKLKTLVVDNALKAGTHIGPVVDERQLKTDTDYIDIGKSEGAKLAFGGEVISRDTPGFYLQPTLFTEATNQMRISREEIFGPVVSVIRAKDYDEALAIANDTPFGLSAGIATTSLKHATHFKRNSEAGMVMVNLPTAGVDFHVPFGGRKGSSYGPREQGKYAAEFYTTVKTAYTLA from the coding sequence ATGACCATTTATCAAAACCTGATCGCCGGCGAATGGGTCGGCTCGAACGCGACGAAGAACATCAACCCGTCGGATACGAACGAGATCGTCGGCCTCTATGCCGACGGCAGCGCTGATGACACGAGAAACGCCATTGCCGCCGCCAAGGCCGCCTTCCCGGCCTGGTCGCGCTCCGGCATCTGGGAGCGCCACGTCATCCTGAAGAAGGCTGGCGACGAGATCATGGCGCGCAAAGACGAGCTCGGTGCGTTGCTTGCCCGCGAAGAAGGCAAGACGCTGCCGGAGGCGACGGGCGAGGTGATCCGCGCTTCGCAGATCTTCGAATTCTTTGCCGGCGAGGCACTGCGGCTGGCCGGTGAGGTCCTTCCGTCGGTTCGTCCGAATATCGGCGTCGAGATCACCCGCGAGGCGCTCGGCGTCATCGGCATCATCACACCGTGGAATTTCCCGATCGCCATTCCCGCCTGGAAAATCGCGCCGGCGCTCTGCTACGGCAACACCGTCGTCTTCAAGCCGGCCGAACTGGTGCCCGCCTGTTCCTGGGCGATCGTCGATATCCTCAACCGCGCCGGCCTGCCGAAGGGCGTGCTGAACCTCGTCATGGGCAAGGGCTCGGTGGTCGGTCAGGCCATGCTCGAAAGCCCCGACGTTCACGGCATCACCTTCACCGGTTCCACCGGCACCGGCAGACGTGTCGCCGCCGCCTCCATCGAGCATAACCGCAAGTTCCAGCTGGAAATGGGCGGCAAGAACCCGATGGTCGTGCTCGACGATGCCGATCTCAACGTCGCCGTCGAGGCGGCCGCCAATTCCGGCTTCTTCTCGACCGGCCAACGCTGCACCGCCTCCTCGCGGCTGATCGTCACCGAAGGCATTCACGACACGTTCGTCGCAGCACTCACCGACAAGCTGAAGACGCTGGTCGTCGACAACGCCCTGAAGGCCGGCACTCATATCGGCCCTGTCGTCGATGAGCGGCAGTTGAAGACCGATACCGACTATATCGATATCGGCAAGTCGGAAGGCGCCAAACTCGCTTTCGGCGGCGAGGTTATCTCGCGCGACACGCCCGGCTTCTACCTGCAGCCGACGCTGTTTACCGAGGCGACCAACCAGATGCGGATTTCGCGCGAGGAGATCTTCGGGCCTGTGGTCTCGGTGATCCGGGCGAAGGATTACGACGAGGCGCTTGCCATCGCCAACGACACGCCGTTCGGGCTCTCCGCCGGCATCGCCACGACCAGCCTGAAACATGCGACGCACTTCAAGCGCAATTCCGAGGCCGGCATGGTGATGGTCAACCTGCCGACGGCAGGCGTCGATTTCCACGTGCCGTTCGGCGGCCGCAAGGGTTCGTCCTACGGCCCGCGCGAGCAGGGCAAGTACGCCGCCGAATTCTACACAACCGTCAAGACCGCCTACACGCTGGCTTGA
- the araD1 gene encoding AraD1 family protein, translating to MLISQIKGANGEIVVAVREPGGAAKSVKNAVSVYALAMEAADGGKSLASVIEAHGYGDAVDLEKAYAEGRFLPPITHPDAAHLHLTGTGLTHLGSAATRDSMHKKTAEAAEETLTDSMKMFKMGLENGKPKAGEKGVQPEWFYKGNGYGAAAPGAPLVSPSFALDGGEEPEMAGIYVIAKDGSPFRVGFALSNEFSDHVTERINYLYLAHSKLRPASFGPEIRVGAAPEDIRGTSRIKRGDKVIFEKPFLSGEANMSHTFANLEYHHFKYGLFRVPGDVHVHMFGTATLSFADGVKTEEGDVFEIEVAEFGLALRNPLEVAAEEEIAVRQL from the coding sequence GTGCTTATTTCACAGATCAAGGGTGCAAACGGAGAGATCGTCGTTGCCGTTCGCGAGCCGGGCGGCGCTGCCAAGTCGGTCAAGAACGCCGTCAGCGTCTATGCGCTGGCGATGGAGGCCGCAGACGGCGGCAAGTCTCTTGCCTCCGTCATCGAAGCGCATGGCTATGGCGACGCCGTCGATCTTGAAAAGGCCTATGCGGAAGGCCGCTTCTTGCCGCCGATCACCCATCCCGACGCCGCCCATCTGCATCTGACCGGCACCGGCCTGACGCATTTGGGATCGGCGGCAACGCGCGATTCCATGCACAAGAAGACCGCGGAAGCCGCCGAGGAAACCCTGACGGACTCGATGAAGATGTTCAAGATGGGCCTTGAGAACGGCAAGCCGAAGGCCGGCGAAAAGGGCGTCCAGCCCGAATGGTTCTACAAGGGTAACGGCTACGGAGCCGCAGCCCCCGGCGCGCCGCTGGTTTCGCCTTCCTTCGCGCTCGACGGCGGCGAAGAGCCTGAGATGGCCGGCATCTACGTGATCGCCAAGGACGGCTCGCCGTTCCGCGTCGGCTTTGCACTGTCGAACGAATTTTCCGACCACGTTACCGAGCGGATCAACTATCTCTATCTCGCCCATTCGAAGCTGCGCCCGGCAAGCTTTGGCCCGGAAATCCGCGTCGGCGCAGCGCCTGAGGATATTCGCGGCACCTCGCGCATCAAGCGCGGTGACAAGGTGATTTTCGAAAAGCCGTTCCTGTCCGGTGAGGCGAACATGTCGCACACCTTCGCCAATCTGGAATACCACCATTTTAAATATGGCCTCTTCCGTGTTCCGGGTGATGTTCACGTCCATATGTTTGGTACGGCGACCCTTTCCTTTGCCGACGGCGTCAAGACCGAAGAGGGCGATGTGTTCGAGATCGAAGTCGCCGAATTCGGCTTGGCGCTCCGCAATCCGCTTGAGGTGGCCGCCGAGGAAGAGATCGCCGTCAGGCAGCTCTGA
- the mmsB gene encoding multiple monosaccharide ABC transporter permease, with product MTPINQPIAEQGRVVSVGDYVRGNIREYGMFIALIAIMVFFQFSTGGVLFRPLNLTNIILQNSFIVIMALGMLLVIVAGHIDLSVGSVVGFIGAIAGVMTVQWHTNYVLAGIICLAMGALVGGVQGYFVAYHKIPSFIVTLAGMLVFRGLTLFVMTASGTGTSIGPFPPAFQLISIGFLPNAFDMGGINSTSIILTVVGAVTLFYLAWRKRLSNEKHGNDVEPLGFFLVQNALVTFAILVLGYQLSIYRGFPNVLMVMLVLVAAYAFITRRTTIGRRIYAMGGNEKATKLSGINTERLTFLTFANMGLLAGLAGLIVALRLNSATAKGGFGLELDVIAACFIGGASAQGGVGKVTGAVIGALIMGIMNNGMSIHGLGTDSQQMVKGAVLLAAVFFDVYNKNKG from the coding sequence ATGACGCCGATCAATCAACCCATCGCTGAGCAGGGGCGTGTCGTCTCGGTCGGAGACTACGTTCGCGGCAACATCCGCGAATACGGCATGTTTATCGCCCTCATCGCGATCATGGTGTTCTTCCAGTTCTCGACCGGTGGCGTTCTCTTCAGGCCGCTCAACCTGACAAACATCATTCTGCAGAACTCGTTCATCGTCATCATGGCGCTCGGCATGCTGCTGGTGATCGTCGCTGGCCATATCGATCTTTCCGTCGGCTCGGTGGTCGGCTTCATCGGCGCCATCGCCGGCGTGATGACGGTGCAATGGCACACCAATTATGTCCTGGCGGGTATTATCTGCCTTGCCATGGGCGCGCTTGTCGGCGGCGTCCAGGGCTATTTCGTCGCTTATCACAAGATCCCGTCCTTCATCGTCACACTGGCCGGCATGCTGGTCTTCCGCGGCCTGACGCTGTTCGTGATGACGGCATCGGGGACCGGCACCAGCATCGGTCCTTTCCCGCCGGCTTTCCAGTTGATCAGCATCGGCTTCCTGCCGAACGCTTTCGATATGGGCGGCATCAACTCGACCTCGATCATTCTGACCGTTGTCGGCGCCGTAACCCTCTTCTACCTGGCATGGCGCAAACGCCTATCGAATGAAAAGCATGGCAATGACGTCGAGCCGCTGGGCTTTTTCCTCGTCCAGAACGCCCTCGTCACCTTCGCCATTCTGGTGCTCGGTTACCAGCTGTCGATCTATCGCGGCTTCCCGAATGTGCTGATGGTCATGCTTGTTCTGGTGGCTGCCTATGCCTTCATTACCCGCCGCACGACGATCGGCCGCCGCATCTACGCCATGGGCGGCAATGAGAAGGCGACGAAGCTTTCCGGTATCAACACCGAGCGGCTGACCTTCCTGACGTTTGCAAACATGGGCCTGCTTGCCGGACTGGCCGGACTGATCGTTGCCCTGCGTCTCAACTCGGCAACGGCCAAGGGCGGCTTCGGTCTTGAACTCGACGTGATCGCGGCCTGCTTCATCGGCGGCGCATCCGCCCAGGGCGGCGTCGGCAAGGTGACCGGCGCTGTTATCGGCGCTCTGATCATGGGCATCATGAACAACGGCATGTCGATCCACGGTCTCGGCACCGATTCGCAGCAGATGGTCAAAGGCGCGGTGCTCCTCGCCGCCGTATTCTTCGACGTCTACAATAAGAACAAGGGCTGA
- the mmsA gene encoding multiple monosaccharide ABC transporter ATP-binding protein, with amino-acid sequence MDNTILEMRSITKTFPGVKALENVNLKVRQGEIHALVGENGAGKSTLMKVLSGVYPTGSYEGDIVYEGETRNFKVLKDSEEIGIVIIHQELALVPLLSIGENIFLGNENAKSGVISWDETFNRTKQLLKKVGLSESPNTLVTDIGVGKQQLVEIAKALSKSVKLLILDEPTASLNERDSDALLTLLMEFRKQGITSIIISHKLNEIRKVADQITVLRDGMTVKTLDCHADEISEDIIIRNMVGRDLEDRYPPRSVPIGETILEVKNWNAYHQQHRDRQVLHNINITVRKGEVVGIAGLMGAGRTEFAMSLFGKAYGHKVSGEALMHGKPVDVSTVRRAIDAGLAYVTEDRKQLGLVLNDTILHNTTLVNLKAVSNASVIDSVKESRVATDYRSKLRIRSSSIFQEAVNLSGGNQQKVVLSKWLFSDPDILILDEPTRGIDVGAKYEIYTIINQLAADGKGVLMISSEMPELLGTCDRIYVMNEGRIVAELPKGEASQETIMRAIMRSGEKKQ; translated from the coding sequence ATGGACAATACCATCCTCGAAATGCGGAGCATCACCAAGACGTTCCCGGGCGTCAAGGCGCTGGAGAATGTGAACCTCAAGGTTCGCCAGGGTGAAATCCACGCATTGGTGGGCGAAAACGGGGCCGGCAAATCGACCCTGATGAAAGTGCTATCAGGCGTCTATCCCACAGGAAGCTATGAAGGCGACATCGTCTACGAAGGCGAGACGCGCAACTTCAAGGTCCTGAAGGACTCAGAAGAAATCGGCATCGTCATCATTCACCAGGAACTGGCGCTCGTGCCGTTGCTGTCGATCGGCGAAAACATCTTCCTCGGCAACGAGAATGCCAAGAGCGGCGTCATCAGCTGGGACGAGACATTCAACCGCACCAAGCAACTGCTGAAGAAAGTAGGCCTGTCCGAATCTCCGAACACGCTGGTGACCGACATCGGCGTCGGCAAGCAGCAGCTCGTCGAGATCGCCAAGGCGCTGTCGAAGAGCGTCAAGCTGCTCATCCTGGACGAGCCGACCGCTTCGCTCAATGAACGCGATTCCGACGCGCTGCTCACTCTGCTCATGGAGTTCCGCAAGCAGGGCATCACTTCGATCATCATTTCCCATAAGCTGAACGAGATCCGCAAGGTGGCCGACCAGATCACGGTCCTGCGCGACGGCATGACGGTCAAGACGCTCGACTGTCACGCGGACGAGATCAGCGAAGACATCATCATTCGCAACATGGTCGGTCGCGATCTCGAGGACCGCTACCCTCCGCGTTCGGTGCCGATCGGCGAAACCATTCTCGAAGTCAAGAACTGGAACGCCTATCACCAGCAGCACCGCGACCGTCAGGTCCTGCACAATATCAACATCACAGTCCGCAAGGGCGAAGTCGTTGGTATCGCTGGTCTGATGGGGGCGGGGCGCACCGAATTCGCCATGAGCCTGTTCGGCAAGGCCTATGGCCACAAGGTTTCGGGCGAGGCGCTGATGCACGGCAAGCCGGTCGACGTCAGCACCGTGCGCAGGGCGATCGACGCGGGTCTCGCCTACGTTACCGAAGACCGCAAGCAGCTTGGCCTCGTTCTCAATGATACGATCCTGCACAACACGACGCTCGTCAATTTGAAGGCGGTGTCGAATGCGTCCGTTATCGACAGCGTCAAGGAATCCAGGGTTGCGACCGACTATCGGTCGAAGTTGCGCATCCGTTCCTCCAGCATCTTCCAGGAGGCGGTCAATCTTTCCGGCGGCAACCAGCAGAAGGTGGTGCTGTCGAAGTGGCTGTTCTCCGATCCGGATATTTTGATCCTCGACGAGCCGACGCGCGGCATCGATGTTGGCGCAAAATATGAAATTTATACTATCATCAACCAGCTTGCCGCCGATGGAAAGGGCGTTCTGATGATCTCGTCGGAAATGCCCGAGCTGCTCGGAACGTGTGACCGCATCTACGTGATGAACGAAGGACGCATCGTCGCAGAACTGCCGAAGGGAGAAGCAAGCCAGGAAACCATCATGCGCGCTATCATGCGCTCAGGGGAGAAGAAACAATGA
- the chvE gene encoding multiple monosaccharide ABC transporter substrate-binding protein — MKSIISLMAAAAFGVASFVAPALAADKGTVGIAMPTKASARWIDDGNNIVKQLQAAGYGTDLQYGDDDIPNQLSQIENMVTKGAKVLVIASIDGTTLSDVLQKAHDAGIKVIAYDRLIRDSGNVDYYATFDNFQVGVLQAGSIVDGLGLKDGKGPFNIELFGGSPDDNNAFFFYDGAMSVLQPYIDSGKLVVKSGQTGMDKVGTLRWDPATAQARMDNLLSANYTDAKVDAVLSPYDGLSIGIISSLKGVGYGTAAQPLPIVTGQDAEIPSVKSIIAGEQHSTIFKDTRELAKVTVAMVDAVMSGKEPEVNDTKTYDNGVKVVPSYLLKPVAVDKTNYKQILVDSGYYSEDKLK, encoded by the coding sequence ATGAAATCCATTATCTCATTGATGGCTGCGGCTGCCTTCGGCGTCGCTTCGTTCGTTGCACCGGCTCTGGCCGCGGATAAGGGCACCGTCGGTATTGCGATGCCGACCAAGGCTTCTGCCCGCTGGATCGATGACGGCAACAACATCGTCAAGCAACTGCAGGCTGCCGGTTACGGCACTGACCTGCAGTATGGCGACGACGACATTCCGAACCAGCTTTCGCAGATCGAAAACATGGTCACCAAGGGTGCCAAGGTTCTCGTCATTGCTTCGATCGACGGCACGACGCTTTCCGACGTTCTCCAGAAGGCACATGACGCCGGCATCAAGGTCATCGCTTACGACCGCCTGATCCGCGATTCGGGCAACGTCGACTACTACGCCACTTTCGACAACTTCCAGGTCGGCGTTCTGCAGGCCGGCTCCATCGTTGACGGCCTCGGCCTCAAGGATGGCAAGGGCCCGTTCAACATCGAACTGTTCGGCGGCTCGCCGGACGACAACAACGCCTTCTTCTTCTATGATGGCGCAATGTCCGTCCTGCAGCCCTACATCGACAGCGGCAAGCTCGTCGTGAAGTCCGGCCAGACCGGCATGGACAAGGTCGGCACGCTGCGTTGGGATCCGGCAACGGCCCAGGCCCGCATGGACAACCTGCTCTCGGCCAACTACACCGACGCCAAGGTCGATGCCGTTCTGTCTCCTTACGACGGTCTGTCCATCGGTATCATCTCCTCGCTGAAGGGCGTTGGTTACGGTACTGCGGCTCAGCCGCTCCCGATCGTCACCGGTCAGGACGCTGAAATCCCGTCGGTCAAGTCGATCATCGCTGGCGAACAGCACTCGACGATCTTCAAGGACACCCGCGAACTCGCCAAGGTCACTGTTGCCATGGTCGACGCCGTCATGTCCGGCAAGGAGCCTGAGGTCAACGACACGAAGACCTACGACAACGGCGTCAAGGTCGTCCCGTCCTATCTGCTGAAGCCGGTTGCCGTCGACAAGACCAACTACAAGCAGATCCTCGTCGACAGCGGTTACTACTCTGAAGACAAGCTGAAGTAA
- a CDS encoding LysR family transcriptional regulator, which produces MTAISEPFLMDHVDIHSDNFGDDGLLRAGLKLNHLRMIIAIEDSGQISAAAEVLNISQPAASRMLSEMESITKTSLYERVARGVVLTTFGAALARRARKILLELREASREIGELKSGKGGSVFIGAVTAPAMSLVVPAINKVRKAYPGIEINIQVETSNVLARELLAARHDFIIGRIPDDLNPRLFEVTEIGIERACLIVRSRHPLMKQKTSSLSDVRDYDWVFQPPGTLLRRTIEDVFLSRGVALPENIVNTSSLLLTCAIICETDAIAPVAVDVAQFLASQGSNASDVRMLPIDFDINVKPYSMITARERALPPSARLLYDIILEESHKQAG; this is translated from the coding sequence ATGACGGCTATTTCTGAGCCATTTTTGATGGATCACGTCGATATCCACAGCGATAATTTCGGCGATGACGGCCTTTTGCGTGCAGGACTTAAGCTGAATCACCTGCGCATGATCATCGCAATCGAAGATAGTGGACAGATTTCCGCAGCTGCGGAAGTCCTGAACATTTCGCAGCCTGCCGCGTCGCGCATGTTGTCCGAAATGGAATCGATCACCAAGACGTCGCTCTATGAGCGCGTGGCCCGCGGCGTCGTGCTGACGACCTTCGGCGCAGCGCTTGCCCGAAGGGCTCGGAAGATCCTTCTGGAGCTGCGCGAGGCGAGCCGCGAGATCGGGGAATTGAAAAGCGGCAAGGGCGGGTCGGTCTTCATCGGCGCAGTGACCGCACCGGCCATGAGCCTCGTCGTGCCGGCAATCAACAAGGTGCGCAAAGCCTATCCCGGCATTGAGATCAACATCCAGGTGGAGACGAGCAACGTGCTTGCCCGCGAACTGCTCGCCGCCCGCCACGACTTCATCATCGGTCGCATTCCCGATGATCTCAACCCGCGCCTGTTCGAGGTGACGGAGATCGGTATCGAGCGCGCCTGCCTGATCGTGCGCAGCCGCCATCCGCTCATGAAGCAGAAGACGAGCAGCCTCTCCGACGTCAGGGACTACGACTGGGTGTTCCAGCCGCCGGGCACGCTGCTGCGCCGCACGATCGAGGACGTTTTCCTGTCGCGTGGCGTGGCGCTGCCCGAAAACATCGTCAACACCTCCTCGCTGCTTCTGACCTGTGCCATCATCTGCGAAACCGATGCGATCGCTCCCGTTGCCGTCGACGTCGCCCAGTTCCTTGCCAGCCAGGGCTCGAATGCCTCTGATGTGCGCATGCTGCCGATCGATTTCGACATCAACGTCAAACCCTACAGCATGATCACGGCCAGGGAACGGGCGCTGCCACCGAGTGCGCGGCTGCTCTACGACATCATCCTCGAGGAGAGCCACAAGCAGGCCGGCTGA